The stretch of DNA CATTTTATCATTATACAAGTCAATGTTATCAGGCTATCAGACTGTCAAATCTGAATGTACAGATAATCCCAACTAGTCCCATCCCCTCCAGAGAATgcctgtttaaatgtatttatttttttaataagaagTGAAAATGAATAAAGGTGATGAAAGTGACTTACATCTAATTTACTGAGTACATCTGCTTTTTCTTTGCTTGATACCTTTATGGGTTTCTTCTTTGCGCCTACTAATATTACGTTCATTATGAAATATAGCTATTAGCATAAAAATCATCATGACATAATTGTAATAAAAATTATATATGTTTGCTTATCCTTACACAAACTTTAAGTACCTGGTTTTACATTCAACTTTTTCTTTTGAGGCATCAGCTCTTTTGGAAAAAGCTGCCAGTCTGTAATGACAAACAAGTGAGAAGTTATATTAAAATAAGTTAATAATATTGGAAATCAGACTCAGGTTTTGTTTACGATATTTGTTTCCACAATGAGGTTgaaataacactgaaattgtgaaaattatgataatgcccttttagtgcaaGAGCTTTTTGAATAAAAATAGTTTTTGCCGCACAGATCATTCTGATCTGATaattctgaccaatgaccagtcatcttttatttgcatatgtatcctccTACATTGAAGGGGTAAGCGGGGTAGGCtctagagcagggctctccaaccctgttcctggagagctaccctcccagttgtaactaacctgattcagcttttaAACCAGCTAATTATCAGAATCAGGTACGCTAGatgagggttggagtgaaaacctacagtatgatagctctccaggaacagggttggagaaccctgctcTAGACAATCCCATCTGCCAATCAGCACTGTATGTAAATATTTTCAAACTATCAACTCGCCCAAACGATCAGACTGAGCAGTTCAATAGCAAAAGGaaataaattacagaaaatatatttaagttattttcatgaaataaaccCACATCATGATTTATCAGACACAGTGATGactttaaaatacaatttaaaaaaagactgCATGCATCTGATAATGACCAAATTGAACAATTACCTGGTGTCCACTCCTCATCCAACATGTTTTGCCTCTGATACCTCTCCTTGTATCTTTCCACATCTATTTGATATGTAAACAGTAAAGGTTATGCATGGATACTCACACAAACGGAAACTAAACACGAAACAAACTAAACAGCACATTTTGTATCTGCTGGAAATATCTCTTAAATACTTATTTCTCCTGTAGTACATTGAGCATATGACCAAGTGAACTCAAACATAcagattagaggttgaccgattatgatttttcagcgccgataccgattattggatgaccaaaaaaagccaataccgattaatcggccatttttatttattcatttgtaataatgacaattacaacaatactgaatgaacacttattttaacttaatataatacatgaataaaatcaatttagcctcaaataaataatgaaacatgttcaatttggtttaaataatgcaaaaacaaagtgttggagaagaaagtaaaagtgcaatatgtgccatgtaagaaagctaacgttcaagttccttgctcagaacatgagaacatatgaaagctggtggttccttttaacatgagtcttcaatattcccaggtaagaagttttaggttgtagttattataggaattataggactatttctctctatacgatttgtatttcatatacctttgactattggatgttcttataggcactttagtgttgccagtgtaacagtatagcttccatccctctcctcgccgctacctgggctcgaaccaggaacacatcgacaacagccaccctcgaagcagcgttaaccatgcagagcaaggggaacaactactccaagtctcagagcaagtgacgttgGAAACGCTATTAGCGCMcaccccgctaactagctagccatttcacatcggttacaccagtctaatctcgggagttgataggcttgaagtcataaacagcgcaatgcttgaagcattgcgaagagctgctggcaaaaggcacgaaagtgctgtttgaatgaatacttacgagcctgctggtgcctaccatcgctcactcagactgctctatcaaatcatagacttaattataacataataacacacagaaatacgagccttaggtcattaatatggtcgaatccggaaactatcatttcgaaaacaaaacgtttattctttcagtgaaatacggaaccgttcaatgaacgtgcaatgaacgcaagagaagtgacacaatttcacctggttaatattgcctgctaacctggatttcttttagctaaatatgcaggtttaaaaatatatacttctgtgtattgattttaagaaaggcattgatgtttatggtWaggtacacgttggagcaacgacagtcctttttcgcgaaWGCGCAKcgcattgattatatgcaacgcaggacacgctagataaactagtaatatcatcaaccatgtgtagttataactagtgattatgattgattgattgattgttttttataagataagtttaatgctagctagcaacttaccttggcttcttactgcatttgcgtaacaggcaggctcctcgtgaggcaggtggttagagcgttggactagttaacattaaggttgcaagattgaacccctgagctgacaaggtaaaaatctgtcgttctgcccctgaacaaggcagttaacccaccgttcctaggccgtcattgaaaataagaatgtcttcttaactgacttgcctagttaaataaaggtgtaaaaaaaaaaaaaatacaatttttaaTAACggcataatcggcgtccaaaaataccgatttccgattgttatgaaaacttgaaatcggccattccgattaatcggtcgacctctaatacagatAAAGTCGTTATTTCTACTATACATCAATAAGCTATGATAAGGCTGCACTTGATACGGATACATCATCTTACCCCAGAAAATAATGTGCTCTAAATCCAAGCTTAGTCAGGCCAGGAATTTCTAACTCAATATTCTCTCCTAGATCAGCTTCTCTGTCTCCAGATAAAGTATGGTTAAATGGCTCAGTTCCTGGGTGTTACATTACCTCACCTCATGCCATTGTCTTAATGGATGATGAGATACACTCACCATTGCTGATAATGCACTCTCTCACCTCCTTTCGCAGCCAGAGGCTTGATGTTGTGGGGTAGTAGTCTCATGGTTCCCCTTATCTCCTGTTTCAGGGCTAGCATGTAGTCctcatcttctccctctttcAACGGCACAGGCTTGAACTCCACATCCTGAATGGGGAAAATaactgttgatgtgcccttgagcaaggcacttaaccccaattgctcctgtaagtccctctggataagagtgtctgctaaatcagTGTTTCGCAACTctagtcctccagtacccccaacagtacccttcagtacccccaacagccccgGACAAGCGCACTTGATTCAACTTAACAAATCATCAAGCCGTCAATCAGTTGAATCATGTGAGTTTTTCTGGGGCTCCAAACTGAAACGTGTGCTGTTGGtgaactggaggactggagttgggaaacactgtgctAAATTACGTAAATGTACTAAAAAGCCCATTCTTCCCAAGACAATGTCACTTACTGGTCCAGGAAACAGAGACCATAAGCCCAGTGAATGCAGTCAGTATAGTACTACTCACTGGATATAGCTTGTTGGGCCCCTCTCTGGTCTGAGGCATGTTCCCCCTGCTGAGGCCCAGGGATTCGATGTTGAAGCTGAAGGCAGCTATACCACGGCCTTTACCACCAGCCATGTCTGCACTACGAGTGGGCTGCTGCTTCCAACACGAGATAACCTATATTACAGAGGACATGGTGATGTTCACAttctctcacaaacacatgcacacatgtcCTCTCAGATGTCCTGTAATTTTGATACATATTTACTTTGTTGTTCTTTcgctgtaatactactagccacctagcaattttatgaatttggctttagctagcccagataggttctaggttcccaatctcctaacctcataactagctaccaagaagctaGCTGCTTTTAGAAATGCTAGTATTTACACACTAGCATCGCTAGGAAGTAGCTTGAAATGTTTTTTGAAAAAACATCTAatagaaaataaattaaacagactttccaaacgtgggtctgttgtaagcccttgtacccctgcacatcgcctcggtactggtgctccctgtatatagcaatgttattttttactcgttattgttattcactgtgtctTTATTCCTCGTGCCAATATGTCTATTTTGTATCTTTAAccctgcattgttggaaaaagaCACCCGTTGTTTACGACGCATGTGACAATACAATtttattcaattttttatttgatttgtagaACCACTTCCTCTCTGCTTACCCCATGTAAAAATTAAAGTGCTTCACATGTGCCATACCTGCAACAAAAAAAGCAAGAAGTTGTGGGGGACTTTTATTTCGCCATTAGGTAAGCAGAGGAACTGACCTTGCTGAGTAACTGCATGGGTCTACAACAGACAGGAAATTCTGTTTAATTATATGTTccattagattttttattttattccccCCTGCATAAGGATCAAGCCTACAGACAATTTACAGAGTAAGCTGAAATATAATTGTACTTAACTTTTAGTTCCAGCGGACTATTCCGTTTTTTTACCATGTAATTGCTTGCAAATCTAGTGTGTAAATACTGGCGTTGCTAAAAGCAGCTACCAAGAAGTCCTTTCAGGCTATCAACGAAATTCGAGTAGCTAGCAAgattggtagactttagaaaagcaagcaataaataaatgtactgaataagactcatttctaccagtcaggaggatacagaggTATGCCTAGATATGCAGATAAATTGACACATTttgacatagaattaagcatagtGATTATggctagattgcaggaaaaagctgtttcaggtttttgaaaaatgaaaaatgcTCAAATCTTATGGATGAT from Salvelinus sp. IW2-2015 linkage group LG33, ASM291031v2, whole genome shotgun sequence encodes:
- the polr3g gene encoding DNA-directed RNA polymerase III subunit RPC7; translated protein: MAGGKGRGIAAFSFNIESLGLSRGNMPQTREGPNKLYPDVEFKPVPLKEGEDEDYMLALKQEIRGTMRLLPHNIKPLAAKGDVERYKERYQRQNMLDEEWTPDWQLFPKELMPQKKKLNVKPVGAKKKPIKVSSKEKADVLSKLDELEKKDDVKSDEEKEEKKTTEEGEEEEIEGEELEEEEIEEENDYIASYFEDGDDFGAGSDENMDEGATY